One part of the Eucalyptus grandis isolate ANBG69807.140 chromosome 10, ASM1654582v1, whole genome shotgun sequence genome encodes these proteins:
- the LOC104423940 gene encoding uncharacterized protein LOC104423940 translates to MWKEWELRLLVLFSLFLQLTLATQASRRKSIFKNWIQVVVWTTYLLADYIATLTLGIMSNRLANLEKKGTIDPKTQIRAFWAPFLLLHLGGPDTISSYALADNELWLRHLVRLCGQVGLACYIYVLALMGSTLWILAAGMNLVGLIKYAERPWSLYLASVGRLQDSMISRPNFGPFYHRKMAQYTLKKEEGYRVGVEELTQIPALEDLSVEDYLAHDEGDSTTLDIAYESFKIFKLLFMGLTVNSIDLHASKSMFTVMNSMRAFKIVEIELGFMYDLLYTKVQLLYCAWGIIRWVISLSVPCAVLVSFSLQDKKDYPKVDIWITFLLIIVAIFLEIFSLLLAISSDWVNHWLIQRPRASTILSNITFRSFSRSQRWSNSVAQISLLDSSIRNRNSIFRYPRLAKLGKHVEKNFYIDYKELDEDIKDQIFQHMKDVVNKMETLIGLNGGLASHKLEASELLKNSNYGGLAILKLEASELLKKSNCDHLKWSLEAMEFDQSIIIWHIATELCHYEDCRSMDPEDVANYTMSMLVSRYMIYLLRFYPSMLGTGIGVLRYEDTLVEAQKFFEDELAMLPKKEGSISWVVIQWAQKLFEKEAHVHTRLCNCFDKHDSRESRDLCEVCYLLLQVRTKLPAWKMRGPESTSVLFDACRLARQLKSVERWKVISKVWVRMMMYAACQCKGYEHSESPSRGGELLSHVWLLTAHLGVTQPVQTSGAPCITKLIIK, encoded by the coding sequence ATGTGGAAGGAGTGGGAGCTGCGGTTACTCGTCCTCTTCAGCTTGTTCCTCCAGTTGACCCTTGCTACTCAGGCCAGCCGCAGGAAATCCATTTTCAAGAACTGGATCCAAGTCGTGGTCTGGACAACGTACCTATTGGCCGACTACATCGCGACTCTCACGCTCGGCATCATGTCGAACCGCCTGGCCAACCTCGAAAAGAAGGGGACGATTGATCCGAAGACCCAGATAAGGGCGTTCTGGGCGccgttcctcctcctccacttgGGTGGGCCTGACACGATCTCCTCATATGCCCTGGCGGACAACGAGCTGTGGCTGAGGCACTTGGTTCGGCTTTGCGGCCAGGTAGGACTAGCGTGTTACATATACGTCTTGGCCTTGATGGGGTCTACACTGTGGATATTAGCGGCAGGTATGAACCTGGTGGGATTAATCAAATATGCAGAGAGGCCTTGGAGTTTGTACTTGGCTAGCGTAGGTCGACTACAAGATTCAATGATTTCGCGTCCCAATTTTGGTCCCTTCTACCACAGGAAAATGGCGCAGTACACTCTAAAGAAAGAGGAGGGTTACCGGGTAGGAGTTGAAGAGCTTACACAGATTCCGGCTCTGGAGGATCTCTCAGTGGAGGACTATCTAGCCCACGACGAAGGAGATTCGACGACTCTGGACATAGCCTATGAGTCGTTCAAGATCTTCAAGCTTCTATTCATGGGCCTGACCGTCAACTCTATCGACCTGCATGCCAGTAAGAGCATGTTCACGGTCATGAATTCAATGAGGGCATTTAAGATCGTGGAGATTGAGCTCGGGTTCATGTACGATCTGCTTTACACCAAGGTGCAGTTGCTGTACTGTGCTTGGGGCATCATTCGTTGGGTCATCAGTCTCTCAGTGCCGTGTGCTGTTTTAGTTTCCTTCTCCTTACAGGATAAGAAGGACTACCCCAAAGTCGACATCTGGATAACTTTCTTGCTCATAATTGTGGCCATATTTTTAGAGATTTTCTCGCTTCTTCTAGCAATTTCATCCGATTGGGTCAACCACTGGCTGATTCAGAGACCAAGGGCATCCACCATTTTATCCAACATCACCTTTCGCTCGTTCAGCCGGAGCCAAAGATGGTCAAATTCCGTGGCCCAGATCAGCCTCTTAGATTCATCTATCAGGAATAGAAACAGCATCTTCCGCTATCCAAGGCTTGCCAAGTTAGGCAAGCATGTGGAAAAGAACTTCTACATCGATTACAAAGAGTTGGATGAGGACATAAAAGACCAAATCTTCCAACACATGAAGGATGTGGTCAATAAAATGGAAACGCTCATCGGATTGAACGGAGGGTTGGCGAGTCATAAGCTGGAGGCAAGCGAACTACTGAAGAATTCGAACTACGGAGGGTTGGCGATTCTTAAGCTGGAGGCAAGCGAACTACTGAAGAAGTCGAACTGCGATCATCTGAAATGGAGTTTGGAAGCGATGGAATTTGACCAGAGCATCATCATCTGGCACATCGCCACTGAGCTATGTCACTATGAGGACTGCCGCAGCATGGACCCGGAAGACGTCGCGAACTACACGATGAGTATGTTGGTCTCGCGGTACATGATCTATCTTCTAAGATTCTATCCTTCCATGTTGGGAACGGGAATAGGGGTGCTCCGATACGAAGACACTTTGGTTGAAGCTCAGAAGTTCTTCGAGGACGAGCTAGCGATGTTGCCAAAGAAGGAAGGCAGCATCTCATGGGTCGTCATCCAGTGGGCCCAGAAATTATTCGAGAAAGAGGCACATGTCCACACCCGTTTATGCAACTGCTTCGACAAGCACGACTCAAGAGAGTCGCGCGATCTGTGCGAAGTCTGCTATCTTCTGCTCCAAGTGAGAACTAAACTCCCTGCGTGGAAGATGCGTGGACCCGAAAGCACGTCGGTGCTTTTTGATGCATGCCGTCTCGCTAGACAGTTGAAATCCGTCGAGAGGTGGAAGGTGATTAGCAAGGTCTGGGTGAGGATGATGATGTACGCGGCTTGCCAATGCAAAGGCTACGAACACAGCGAGAGCCCGAGCAGAGGAGGAGAGCTTCTCAGCCACGTTTGGCTTCTAACGGCACATCTCGGCGTAACGCAGCCAGTACAAACTTCTGGAGCGCCATGCATTACCAAACTGATCATAAAGtag
- the LOC104422711 gene encoding B2 protein, translated as MENMHSFWQLGDELRGQSRVSEDHKWLMVASKLAEQTMCKSERMNNADILKGPAEIRPRDKISYQEDNKFESFNFNMLNMESKMTENVSKSCFRNSIYETNAVCQKSNLNSIGSMASNKYSSNHFNKDASASAANSENCSANNAVDKRFKTLPASETLPRNEVLGGYIFVCNNDTMQEDLKRQLFGLPPRYRDSVRAITPGLPLFLYNYTTHQLHGIFEASSFGGSNIDPTAWEDKKCKGESRFPAQVRIRIRKLCKALEEDSFRPVLHHYDGPKFRLELSVPETLNLLDLCEQAGSAS; from the exons ATGGAAAACATGCATAGCTTTTGGCAGTTGGGTGATGAGCTACGTGGACAATCAAGAGTCTCGGAAGATCACAAGTGGCTAATGGTTGCTTCCAAATTGGCTGAGCAGACGATGTGTAAGAGTGAACGCATGAATAACGCCGACATTTTGAAGGGTCCAGCAGAAATTAGGCCGAGGGATAAGATCAGTTACCAGGAAGACAACAAATTTGAGAGCTTCAACTTTAATATGTTGAACATGGAGTCAAAGATGACAGAAAATGTGAGCAAAAGTTGCTTCAGGAACAGTATTTATGAGACAAATGCAGTGTGCCAGAAAAGCAATCTGAACAGTATTGGAAGCATGGCTTCGAACAAGTATAGCAGTAATCACTTTAACAAGGACGCTTCTGCCTCTGCTGCCAACAGTGAGAATTGCAGTGCAAACAATGCAGTAGACAAAAGGTTCAAGACTCTTCCTGCATCAGAAACTCTCCCTCGAAATGAAGTGCTTGGAGGATACATCTTTGTGTGTAACAATGACACTATGCAGGAGGACCTCAAGCGTCAGCTTTTTG GTTTACCACCAAGATACAGAGATTCTGTGCGGGCAATTACGCCAGGCCTACCTCTGTTTCTCTATAATTATACTACTCATCAGTTGCATGGTATTTTTGAG GCATCAAGCTTTGGAGGTTCTAATATCGACCCCACTGCATGGGAGGATAAGAAATGTAAAGGTGAATCGAGGTTTCCTGCTCAG GTGAGGATTCGCATTAGGAAACTCTGCAAAGCATTGGAGGAAGATTCATTTAGGCCAGTCCTGCATCACTATGATGGTCCCAAGTTTCGTCTTGAGCTCTCAGTTCCGGAG ACCCTCAACTTACTAGACCTGTGCGAACAGGCGGGATCTGCATCATGA
- the LOC104423945 gene encoding MADS-box transcription factor 56, producing MGRGKLALELIPKEKARRITYEKRKKGLMKKAQEFTTLCGVDTCMVIYGPAGSTATTEPEVWPASPEKVKLVIERYRSEGADRRAKRTIGLPEFFANRKRKVDAELAKARLANWEAKYPVSEALIEGFSEEDLRRLLGSLGHKLEVAKARLAVMKEDAMRRSSSHVYDHHIHANDHVYHPHHMQGMFQDHIMPVPMKQSPTDVKPHLDLPYHMMQQQQQQPLFEPDCLNSSIPMPSEWWAQKNQYLNHIPPVPSGCSGTTLVNNFHHSVSFPTMQNYQFATLEGMMLSEMSAYGPIKGNTSLGGTASSSAACYNNTQLVQPAPPPVPLSVMRGDPIPTQMKQASTQFHEYR from the coding sequence ATGGGTCGTGGCAAATTGGCTTTAGAGCTGATCCCCAAAGAGAAAGCGCGAAGGATCACCTacgagaagagaaagaagggcTTGATGAAGAAGGCCCAAGAGTTCACCACCTTGTGCGGCGTCGACACGTGCATGGTCATCTACGGCCCGGCGGGGTCCACCGCCACCACCGAGCCTGAGGTATGGCCTGCGAGTCCGGAGAAGGTCAAGCTTGTCATTGAGCGGTACAGGAGTGAAGGCGCCGACCGCCGTGCCAAGAGGACGATTGGGCTCCCTGAGTTTTTTGCTAACCGGAAGAGGAAGGTCGATGCCGAGCTCGCCAAGGCACGGCTAGCGAACTGGGAGGCCAAGTACCCGGTCTCGGAGGCGCTGATCGAGGGCTTCTCCGAGGAGGACCTGAGGAGGCTCTTGGGCTCTCTAGGGCACAAGCTGGAGgtggccaaggcgaggctggcCGTGATGAAGGAGGACGCAATGAGGAGATCATCCAGCCATGTGTACGATCATCACATACATGCGAACGATCATGTCTATCATCCTCATCACATGCAGGGCATGTTTCAGGACCATATTATGCCTGTCCCAATGAAGCAGTCACCAACTGATGTAAAACCACATCTTGACTTGCCATATCATAtgatgcagcagcagcagcaacaacccCTGTTCGAACCAGACTGTCTCAATTCTTCAATCCCGATGCCGAGTGAGTGGTGGGCGCAGAAGAACCAATATCTGAACCACATCCCGCCCGTGCCGAGCGGCTGCAGCGGTACTACACTCGTCAACAACTTCCACCACTCGGTCAGCTTTCCCACAATGCAGAACTACCAGTTTGCCACCCTGGAAGGGATGATGCTCTCCGAGATGTCGGCATACGGCCCCATCAAAGGGAACACGTCGCTGGGAGGCACTGCCTCGAGCTCTGCGGCGTGCTACAACAACACGCAGTTGGTCCAGCCAGCCCCGCCACCCGTGCCCCTCTCAGTGATGCGGGGCGATCCAATCCCGACCCAGATGAAGCAGGCTTCCACGCAGTTTCATGAATATCGCTGA